In Ruminococcaceae bacterium BL-4, one DNA window encodes the following:
- a CDS encoding Conjugal transfer protein TraE, translating into MFPDGICRVTDSYYTKTVQFQDINYQLNQNEDKTAIFEGWCDFLNYFDSSIKFHLSFLNLSATRDSFAKSVTIPPQGDDFDSLRSEYTEMLRNQLAKGNNGLIKTKYLTFGIEADSLKAAKPRLERIEIDILNNFKHLGVTAASLNGADRLRLLHDIFRMDAPEPFRFSWDWLAPSGLSVKDFIAPSSFEFKSGNQFGMGRQVGAVSFLQILAPELNDRMLADFLDMESSLIVTMHIQSIDQVSAIKTVKRKITDLDSMKIQEQKKAIRSGYDMDIIPSDLATYGEEAKKLLQDLQSRNERMFLVTFLVLNVAENRQRLDNNVFQASSLAQKYNCALTCLDFRQEEGLMSSLPLGLNQVEIQRGLTTSSTAIFIPFTTQELFQTGHEALYCGLNALSNNLIMVDRKLLKNPNGLILGTPGAGKSFAAKREIVNVFLVTNDDIIVCDPEAEYGPLIERLHGQIIKISPASTDYINPMDINLNYSEEENPLSLKSDFILSLCELIVGGKEGLQPVEKTVIDRCVRLVYRNYLNDPRPENMPILEDLYNELRRQDEKEAQYVATALEIYVTGSLNVFNHRTTVNVRNRVVSYDIRELGKQLKKIGMLIVQDQVWNRVTVNRAVGKSTRYYIDEFHLLLKEEQTAAYSVEIWKRFRKWGGIPTGITQNIKDLLSSREIENIFENSDYIYMLNQASGDRQILAKQLGISPHQLSYVTHSGEGEGLLFYGNVILPFIDHFPKDTELYRIMTTKPNEVAQK; encoded by the coding sequence GAATCTCTCCGCGACGCGGGACAGTTTTGCGAAAAGCGTAACCATCCCACCGCAGGGCGACGATTTCGACAGCCTGCGCTCGGAGTATACGGAAATGCTCCGGAACCAGCTTGCCAAAGGCAACAATGGCCTCATTAAGACCAAGTATCTGACCTTCGGCATCGAAGCGGACAGTCTGAAAGCGGCCAAGCCCCGGCTGGAGCGCATTGAAATCGACATTCTCAACAACTTCAAGCATCTCGGCGTAACAGCCGCTTCCCTGAACGGCGCGGACCGCCTGCGGCTGCTGCACGACATTTTCCGAATGGACGCGCCGGAGCCGTTCCGCTTTTCATGGGACTGGCTGGCCCCTTCCGGCCTCTCCGTCAAGGACTTTATTGCACCCAGTTCGTTTGAATTCAAAAGCGGGAATCAGTTTGGCATGGGACGTCAGGTAGGTGCGGTATCGTTCCTGCAAATTCTCGCGCCGGAGCTGAACGACCGGATGCTGGCCGATTTTCTCGACATGGAATCCAGCCTCATCGTCACCATGCATATCCAGTCCATCGACCAGGTGAGCGCCATTAAGACGGTGAAACGGAAAATAACGGACCTCGATTCCATGAAGATTCAGGAGCAAAAAAAGGCCATCCGTTCCGGGTACGACATGGACATCATCCCCTCCGACCTCGCCACCTACGGCGAGGAAGCAAAAAAACTCTTGCAGGATTTACAGTCCCGCAATGAGCGTATGTTCCTCGTAACTTTCCTCGTCCTCAACGTGGCCGAAAACCGGCAGCGGCTGGACAACAACGTGTTTCAGGCAAGCTCCCTCGCACAGAAATACAACTGCGCACTGACCTGCCTCGACTTCCGACAGGAAGAAGGGCTGATGAGCAGCCTGCCGCTCGGCTTGAATCAGGTGGAAATCCAGCGGGGCCTGACCACATCAAGCACCGCAATTTTTATCCCCTTTACCACACAGGAGCTGTTCCAGACCGGGCACGAGGCGCTGTACTGCGGGCTGAACGCCCTGTCCAACAACCTCATTATGGTAGATCGGAAACTGCTGAAAAACCCGAACGGCCTGATCCTCGGCACACCGGGCGCGGGCAAATCCTTCGCCGCGAAACGCGAAATCGTTAACGTATTCCTCGTCACAAACGACGACATCATCGTCTGTGACCCGGAGGCCGAATACGGCCCGCTGATTGAACGCCTGCACGGGCAGATCATCAAAATATCACCCGCGTCTACCGATTACATCAATCCCATGGACATAAACCTCAACTATTCTGAGGAAGAAAATCCGTTATCCTTGAAGTCGGATTTCATCCTGTCGCTCTGCGAACTGATCGTCGGTGGTAAAGAGGGCTTGCAGCCAGTAGAGAAAACGGTCATCGACCGCTGCGTGAGACTGGTGTACCGGAATTACCTCAACGACCCGCGCCCGGAGAATATGCCGATTCTGGAGGATTTGTACAACGAGTTGCGGCGGCAGGACGAAAAAGAGGCGCAGTATGTTGCCACGGCGCTGGAAATCTATGTCACCGGCTCCCTCAACGTGTTCAATCACCGCACGACCGTGAACGTGAGAAACCGTGTCGTCAGCTACGACATCCGGGAGCTGGGCAAGCAGCTCAAAAAAATCGGGATGCTCATCGTGCAGGATCAGGTCTGGAACCGCGTTACCGTCAACCGGGCCGTGGGAAAATCCACGCGCTACTATATCGACGAGTTCCATCTGCTTCTAAAAGAAGAACAGACCGCCGCCTATTCGGTGGAAATCTGGAAGCGGTTCCGCAAGTGGGGCGGCATCCCGACCGGAATCACGCAGAACATAAAGGATTTGCTCTCTTCCCGCGAGATTGAGAACATCTTTGAAAACTCGGATTACATCTATATGCTCAATCAGGCGTCTGGCGACCGGCAAATTCTTGCCAAGCAGCTCGGCATTTCGCCTCACCAGCTTTCCTACGTCACCCATTCCGGCGAGGGCGAGGGGCTGCTGTTTTACGGCAACGTCATTCTGCCGTTTATTGACCATTTTCCGAAGGACACGGAGCTGTACCGCATTATGACCACAAAACCAAACGAGGTAGCGCAAAAATAA
- a CDS encoding conserved protein of unknown function (Evidence 4 : Unknown function but conserved in other organisms) has product MEYSYDIIDGREVPPLVVNEDTILNEHQGSVYVKHGTLTLKGTLQGSLSVIDGAKAIINGEQQGSVSVCVNAIVVVNGVLSGSTHVSSGGTVIVEASGRLAGSLNNQGKVIIRGVFGGSHSGNDIILEGTGYIKQPIIKNGMNYYEW; this is encoded by the coding sequence ATGGAATATAGTTACGATATTATTGATGGTCGTGAAGTTCCCCCCTTGGTAGTTAATGAAGACACAATTCTAAATGAACATCAAGGAAGTGTTTATGTTAAGCATGGTACCCTGACATTGAAGGGAACCCTCCAAGGGTCATTAAGCGTCATTGATGGAGCAAAAGCAATTATTAATGGAGAGCAACAAGGCTCCGTTAGTGTTTGTGTTAACGCCATTGTTGTTGTAAATGGAGTACTTTCTGGATCTACACACGTTTCAAGCGGTGGAACTGTAATTGTTGAAGCAAGTGGTAGACTCGCTGGTTCATTAAATAATCAAGGCAAAGTGATTATCCGAGGTGTTTTTGGTGGCTCTCATTCGGGTAATGACATAATACTTGAGGGAACTGGCTACATTAAGCAACCAATAATTAAAAATGGAATGAACTATTACGAATGGTAA
- a CDS encoding NLP/P60 protein yields MEKRAPHLQFTDEERIDPALEKPIKKVDRATTKANRAQAKIPKKTALKRQLAVDPATGKVTTRLKFEEVDKKRPSKLTHAVRDAPGNVVLMQFHREIRQSEDENVGVEAAHKSEEAAETGGRMARSAHRSHKLKPYRESAKAEKRLDRANVGYLQKKAARDNPQPPGNPLAHWRQKRAVKEQYAAAKRAGQFTASAGKAAEDTAKAGKTAVRESKRAAAFVVRHRNGFLVAAGIFLVLVLFLNILSSSSVLLEGALSGVIASTYPSTDDAMLGAEAAYAQKEADLQNEINHYEQRHGGYDEYHYTLDKIGHDPYVLISILTAWHGGEWTLDEVRDTLSVLFSKEYQLTQTVETETRTRTETDTVTDSDGTTHTETRQVPYTYTICNVKLHNKDLSHLPVFIMNEDQVGVYSMYMSTLGNRPDLFPSSAYPNASTVKKPTEYDIPLEAMADARFAAMMTEAKKYIGYPYVWGGSSPKTSFDCSGYVSWVINHSGWNVGRLGAQGLCDICTPVSPSDAKPGDLVFFEHTYDTDGVTHVGIYVGNGMMLAAGDPIGYSNLNTSYWQSHFYTFGRLPNP; encoded by the coding sequence ATGGAAAAACGAGCACCCCACCTGCAATTCACGGACGAGGAACGCATCGATCCCGCGCTGGAAAAGCCCATCAAAAAAGTGGACAGGGCTACAACGAAAGCCAACCGCGCACAGGCAAAAATCCCGAAAAAAACCGCTTTAAAACGGCAGCTTGCCGTTGACCCCGCCACCGGCAAGGTCACAACGCGCCTGAAATTTGAGGAAGTAGACAAGAAAAGGCCGTCCAAGCTCACACACGCCGTCCGGGACGCGCCCGGAAACGTTGTTTTGATGCAGTTTCATCGGGAAATCCGGCAGTCCGAGGACGAAAACGTGGGCGTGGAGGCCGCGCACAAAAGCGAGGAAGCTGCCGAAACGGGCGGGCGTATGGCGCGCAGCGCACACCGCTCCCACAAATTGAAGCCCTACCGGGAGTCGGCCAAAGCGGAAAAGCGGCTTGACCGCGCCAACGTCGGCTATTTGCAGAAAAAGGCCGCGCGGGACAATCCGCAGCCCCCCGGCAATCCTTTGGCCCACTGGCGGCAGAAGCGGGCCGTCAAAGAGCAGTACGCCGCCGCGAAACGGGCCGGGCAGTTTACCGCTTCTGCCGGGAAAGCTGCCGAAGACACCGCGAAAGCGGGAAAAACGGCGGTTCGGGAAAGCAAGCGGGCGGCGGCTTTTGTCGTGCGGCACCGGAACGGCTTTCTGGTCGCCGCAGGCATTTTTCTGGTGCTGGTTCTGTTTTTGAACATCCTATCCTCCAGCTCGGTTCTGCTGGAAGGCGCGCTGTCCGGTGTTATCGCGTCCACCTATCCCTCCACGGACGACGCCATGCTTGGCGCGGAGGCAGCTTACGCCCAAAAGGAAGCGGACCTTCAGAACGAAATCAACCATTACGAGCAGAGGCACGGCGGGTACGATGAATATCATTACACCCTCGATAAAATCGGCCACGACCCCTATGTGCTAATCTCCATCCTGACGGCGTGGCACGGCGGCGAATGGACGCTGGATGAAGTCCGGGACACGCTTTCCGTGCTGTTCTCAAAAGAATACCAACTGACGCAGACCGTGGAGACGGAAACCCGAACCCGCACGGAAACGGATACGGTGACGGACTCGGACGGCACGACCCATACTGAAACCCGGCAAGTGCCCTACACCTACACCATCTGCAACGTGAAACTGCACAACAAGGATCTGTCCCATCTTCCAGTTTTCATTATGAACGAGGACCAGGTTGGCGTGTACTCGATGTACATGTCCACCCTCGGCAACCGGCCCGACTTGTTTCCTTCATCGGCCTATCCGAACGCATCCACAGTCAAAAAGCCCACGGAGTACGACATTCCACTGGAGGCGATGGCGGACGCGCGGTTTGCTGCCATGATGACAGAAGCAAAAAAGTACATTGGCTATCCCTACGTTTGGGGCGGGAGCAGCCCGAAAACCTCGTTCGACTGCTCCGGTTACGTGTCGTGGGTGATCAATCACAGCGGGTGGAACGTGGGACGGCTGGGGGCGCAGGGCCTCTGCGACATCTGCACTCCGGTTTCTCCCTCCGACGCCAAACCAGGCGACCTCGTTTTCTTTGAACACACCTACGATACCGACGGTGTGACACATGTGGGCATCTACGTCGGAAACGGCATGATGCTTGCGGCCGGTGATCCCATCGGCTACTCGAACCTCAACACAAGCTACTGGCAGAGCCATTTTTACACGTTCGGGCGTTTACCGAACCCATAA
- a CDS encoding conserved protein of unknown function (Evidence 4 : Unknown function but conserved in other organisms): protein MNPKFKKIDTEYEKNAAKISALQNRQKELEKQRRELENLDIVGLVRGMGMTAEELSALMKASRENRPVSDQNKQEGTTHEEI, encoded by the coding sequence GTGAATCCGAAATTCAAAAAAATCGACACCGAGTATGAAAAGAACGCGGCGAAAATCTCCGCGCTGCAAAACCGGCAGAAGGAACTGGAAAAGCAGCGCCGGGAGCTGGAAAATCTCGATATTGTCGGCCTTGTGCGGGGCATGGGCATGACGGCGGAGGAACTCTCCGCGCTCATGAAAGCGTCCCGCGAAAACCGCCCCGTGTCCGATCAGAACAAACAGGAGGGAACCACTCATGAAGAAATCTAA